Within the Flavobacterium sp. N502536 genome, the region AAAAGAATTAGGGAAATACGAAGTAGAAGATCAGATTGATGCTGCAAAAGTAATCGGAGCTTATCCGTATGTGGATGCTGCAAGAATTGGAATCTTCGGCTGGAGCTATGGTGGATTTATGGCTTCAAACTGTATTTTTCAGGGGAATGATGTTTTCAAAATGGCAATCGCAGTGGCTCCGGTAACAAACTGGCGTTTTTATGACAGCGTTTACACCGAAAGATACATGCAGACTCCACAGGAAAATGCAAGCGGTTACGATCAGAACTCTCCAATCAATCACGTTGATAAATTAAAAGGGAAATTTTTATTGATTCACGGATCAGCGGATGACAACGTGCATGTACAAAATTCAATGCAGATGATGGAAGCTTTAATTCAGGCGAATAAACAATTCGATTCTCAAATTTATCCGGATAAAAATCACGGGATATATGGTGGAAAGACCAGAATTCAGCTGTATAACAAGATGACTAACTTTATCAAAGAAAACTTATAACATAAAACTAAACCTTAAATAAATAATAAAGAATATGGGAGAAACTCAAGTAAAAACAGCGCATCCAAAAGGACTATGGGTATTATTTGGAACGGAGATGTGGGAGCGGTTCAACTTTTATGGAATGCGAGCTTTATTAACTTTATTTCTTGTGAATTCATTATTGATGAAGGAAGAAGAGGCATCTTTAATTTATGGAGGTTTCCTCGGACTTTGTTATTTAACGCCAATGTTGGGAGGTTTTGTTGCCGATCGTTTTTTAGGTAACAGAAATTGTATTATGCTGGGCGGGTTGCTTATGGCGATTGGACAATTGTTGTTGTTTACCAGTGGTAGTGTTTTTGAAGCGAACTTAGGTTTGGCAAAAACAATTATGTATTCTGCTTTAGGAGTTATCGTATTTGGTAACGGATTCTTTAAGCCAAACATTTCCAGTATGGTGGGAAGTTTGTATCCTAAACAGGAAAAAACAAAACTAGATAGTGCTTTTACTATTTTCTATATGGGAATCAACATCGGAGCCTTTTTAGGTCAGTCTATTTGTCCGTTGTTAGGAGATGTAAAAGATGCAGGTGGAATTAGAGACATTCATGCTTTCAGATGGGGATTCATGGCGGCTTCTGCTGCAATGTTCATCGGAACCATTCTTTTCTACTTCCTGAAAAATAAATATGTGGTTTCTCCTGAAGGAAAGCCATTAGGAGGATTGCCTTCTAAAAATGATGCTTCTGATTTTGAAGAAGGAGAAGCACAAAAAGCAAATTTCTCCAATAAAGCGTTAACAATTGCCGGACTTGCATTTGTGGCTTTAGGATTCTTTTTTCATTATGTGGTAGGTCAGAATTTAATCTATACTTTGATTTACTCTAGTGGTCTATCATTAGCCGGATTAATTATTTCGGATACTTCTTTAACTAAAGTAGAAAGAGACAGGATTATCGTTATTTATATCGTTTCCTTTTTCATCATTTTCTTCTGGGCTGCTTTCGAACAAGCCGGTTCATCGTTAACTTTTATCGCCGACAATCAAACGGATAGAAATTTCTTTGGATGGCAAATGCCTCCGTCAATGGTTCAGATTTTTAACGGACTATTTGTAGTTTTACTTGCAGTACCTTTCAGTATTTTATGGGATACCTTAAGAGCTAAAGGGAAAGAGCCAATTTCACCGGTAAAATTAGCCGTTGGTTTAGTCGTGATCTCTGTTAGTTTCTTTATGATCGCTACTCAGGTTTCTTATATCGGAACTTCAGGTTTGTTATTAGTAAAATGGTTGATCTTATTGTATTTCCTAAATACATGTGCTGAATTGTGCTTGTCTCCAATCGGATTATCATTAGTTGGTAAATTATCACCAAAGCGTTTTGCTTCATTATTATACGGAGTATTCTTCTTGTCAAATGCTTCCGGATATGCTTTAGGAGGAACTTTAGGTTCAATCTTACCTGCAACAGGAGATAAATTTGCAAAAGCAAAAGAGCTTGGAATCGATCTTCAGGCAGTTTTAGACAACAAAATTACACCAACAGCTGAACAGTTGGCTTTATTAGAAAAGCATCAGATTAGTTCACATAACCACTTCTTTGCTGGATTTGAAATCCATAACTTATACGAATTCTTTATGGTATTCGTAGTACTTACAGGACTTGCTGCAATTATATTATTTGCGTTAACTCCATTCTTGAAAAAGATGATGCATGGCGTTCGATAAATAATAATAATCCTATATCAAAATTACCTACAGGTTTAGGCTTGTAGGTAATTTTAATTTTAAAGACTGTATACTTATGTGGAAAAAACACCCCAAAGCATTGCCTTATTTGTTCTTGTCTGAAATGTGGGAACGTTTCGGATATTATTTAATGATTGGAATCTTTACTTTGTATCTGAAAGATGTAAAAGCGGGTTTCTCCATGACCGAAAAAGAAGCTTCGGATCTTTACGGAACTTTTATCGCATTGGTTTTTTTAACTCCTTTTATCGGCGGACTAGTTGCTGATCGCTATTTAGGCTATAAAAAATCTATTGTTTTAGGTGGTATTTTAATGGGTATTGGTTACTTCCTGATGGGAGTTCATGATATAACAGTGCTTTATATTGCAATGACTTTGGTCATTGTAGGGAATGGCTTTTTTAAACCCAATATTTCTACCTTATTAGGAAGTTTTTATTCTAATGAAGAATACAAAGATAAAAAAGACGAAGGCTACAATATTTTCTATATGGGAATTAATGTTGGAGGTTTTATTTGTAATTTCTTTGGTGCTGTACTGCAAATTCTATTAGGTTGGCATTGGGCCTTTATGGCTGCGGGTGTAGGTATGTTTATTGGTGTTATTGTGTTTTTATTAGGTACAAAACATTATGTAGGCCACGATCAGAAAAAAGGAGTGCAGGAAGGCGATATGCCGTTTTACAAAATCATCCTGTTTATTTTATTACCATCGTTTATTTTTGGAGCCATTGGCTGGTTGATAAAAGGAGTAACGTCAGAAACGAATGTAGACAGTTATATTTTTGGTTCAGACAGTACAGATGCCTTTATATTTGCCTGTATTCCGATCATTTTCTTTTACGGATCGCTTTATTTTAAAGCAAAAGCAGAAGATAAACGACCAATAGGGGCCTTGTTGGCTATTTTTGGTGTTGTCATTTTATTTTGGGCGGTTTTTAAACTTAATGGCTCGGCACTTACCACTTGGGCAGATCGTTATACCGACAGAGAAGTTACCGGAACTACAGGGCAGCTTGTTGGAAAATTAAAACTAGCCAAAGAAGTCGAATACAAAAAAGAATCCTTAGAACTTTACGATGATCAGTTTCGTTTGCAAAAAGTAAACGGAGAAGTTCAGAAAGAAGTAAATTATCCACTATACTTTCGAAACGTTGCGCCTGAGAAACTTCCGGCAGAAGGCGGCAAAGTACATCTGTGGGCAACCAATTTAAGTCAATCGATAAACCCGGCCTGGGTTATTATATTAACCCCTTTGATCGTTGCTTTTTTCTCTTTTTTACGAGCAAGAAAAAAAGAACCTTCGACACCTACTAAAATTGCTTTTGGCTTATTAATTTCGGCCCTGTCAGTTTTAGTCATGATCGCTGCGGTTCAAATTGGTCAT harbors:
- a CDS encoding peptide MFS transporter — translated: MGETQVKTAHPKGLWVLFGTEMWERFNFYGMRALLTLFLVNSLLMKEEEASLIYGGFLGLCYLTPMLGGFVADRFLGNRNCIMLGGLLMAIGQLLLFTSGSVFEANLGLAKTIMYSALGVIVFGNGFFKPNISSMVGSLYPKQEKTKLDSAFTIFYMGINIGAFLGQSICPLLGDVKDAGGIRDIHAFRWGFMAASAAMFIGTILFYFLKNKYVVSPEGKPLGGLPSKNDASDFEEGEAQKANFSNKALTIAGLAFVALGFFFHYVVGQNLIYTLIYSSGLSLAGLIISDTSLTKVERDRIIVIYIVSFFIIFFWAAFEQAGSSLTFIADNQTDRNFFGWQMPPSMVQIFNGLFVVLLAVPFSILWDTLRAKGKEPISPVKLAVGLVVISVSFFMIATQVSYIGTSGLLLVKWLILLYFLNTCAELCLSPIGLSLVGKLSPKRFASLLYGVFFLSNASGYALGGTLGSILPATGDKFAKAKELGIDLQAVLDNKITPTAEQLALLEKHQISSHNHFFAGFEIHNLYEFFMVFVVLTGLAAIILFALTPFLKKMMHGVR
- a CDS encoding peptide MFS transporter, with product MWKKHPKALPYLFLSEMWERFGYYLMIGIFTLYLKDVKAGFSMTEKEASDLYGTFIALVFLTPFIGGLVADRYLGYKKSIVLGGILMGIGYFLMGVHDITVLYIAMTLVIVGNGFFKPNISTLLGSFYSNEEYKDKKDEGYNIFYMGINVGGFICNFFGAVLQILLGWHWAFMAAGVGMFIGVIVFLLGTKHYVGHDQKKGVQEGDMPFYKIILFILLPSFIFGAIGWLIKGVTSETNVDSYIFGSDSTDAFIFACIPIIFFYGSLYFKAKAEDKRPIGALLAIFGVVILFWAVFKLNGSALTTWADRYTDREVTGTTGQLVGKLKLAKEVEYKKESLELYDDQFRLQKVNGEVQKEVNYPLYFRNVAPEKLPAEGGKVHLWATNLSQSINPAWVIILTPLIVAFFSFLRARKKEPSTPTKIAFGLLISALSVLVMIAAVQIGHNGAEKVSVWWLVANYGIITIGELFLSPMGLSVVSKLSPVNITSLMMGGWFLSTSIGNKLSGVLASMWDTYDNKANFFWVNFALLMFATVLMFGLVKQLNKVMKEKGIN